From the genome of Nakamurella flavida, one region includes:
- a CDS encoding transglutaminase family protein gives MTPTAPAMAAPAEIWRLLIVHRTVLSYPDTVTTSYNEVRMQPADEPGQAVLSARLELDPFEGVVGYQDYFGNRVASFDVHRPHRQLAVTATTTVETFAPVGDGTAGPTCAWEDLATPGVLDRWDEFLAATPLTEVDDELAGIAAQIRAESATPRDAGMAVCRWVHSTLNYEPGSTGVHTSALEAYAARRGVCQDLSHLAIGLLRSMGVPTRYVSGYLHPDPTAAIGRTVVGESHAWVEWFDGSWTRYDPTNSKAPTQAHVVVGRGRDYGDVPPVKGVYAGPDATGNEVTVRVTRLR, from the coding sequence ATGACCCCGACCGCTCCCGCGATGGCGGCCCCGGCCGAGATCTGGCGGCTGCTCATCGTGCACCGCACCGTGCTCAGCTACCCGGACACGGTGACCACCTCGTACAACGAGGTCCGCATGCAGCCGGCCGACGAGCCCGGCCAGGCCGTGCTGTCCGCGCGACTGGAGCTCGACCCGTTCGAGGGCGTCGTGGGGTACCAGGACTACTTCGGCAACCGGGTCGCGTCCTTCGACGTGCACCGTCCGCACCGGCAGCTCGCGGTCACCGCGACGACGACGGTGGAGACGTTCGCCCCGGTCGGCGACGGCACCGCCGGGCCCACCTGCGCCTGGGAGGACCTCGCCACCCCCGGCGTGCTCGACCGCTGGGACGAGTTCCTGGCGGCCACTCCGCTCACCGAGGTCGACGACGAGCTCGCCGGGATCGCCGCGCAGATCCGCGCCGAGTCGGCGACCCCCCGGGACGCCGGCATGGCCGTGTGCCGGTGGGTGCACAGCACGCTGAACTACGAGCCGGGGTCGACCGGCGTGCACACCTCGGCCCTGGAGGCCTACGCCGCCCGGCGCGGGGTCTGCCAGGACCTCTCCCACCTGGCCATCGGGCTGCTGCGGTCGATGGGGGTCCCCACGCGGTACGTCTCGGGCTACCTGCACCCGGACCCGACCGCGGCCATCGGCCGGACGGTGGTCGGCGAGTCGCACGCCTGGGTGGAGTGGTTCGACGGGTCGTGGACGCGGTACGACCCGACCAACTCCAAGGCGCCGACCCAGGCGCACGTGGTGGTGGGGCGCGGCCGGGACTACGGCGACGTCCCGCCGGTCAAGGGTGTCTACGCCGGGCCGGACGCCACGGGCAACGAGGTCACCGTGCGGGTCACCCGGCTGCGCTGA
- a CDS encoding L,D-transpeptidase: protein MAAAVLLAGCTSPGTLSGAGGAGSAGAGPASASAEAPTAGPSSAASAVTPAAPTTTAGSSTPAAPTSGSPTPPPPAPPAGVTVVPADAAQGVGPLDPITVTPVGGILQTVTLTNASGVDIQGALAADGSGWSVVPELGYGKTYTVTATAVNAQGAPTTTTTSFTTLTPDERTAASTYPSDGMQVGVGQPLVIVFDEPIVDRVAAQQAITVTTTPAQAGAFRWVSDTELRWRPAEFWQAGTTVQVDGLIYGRALGGGMYGQEDLHSSFTIGRSLISEVDDTTKQMTVTQDGQVVRTMPVSLGRDKYPTYNGVHVVAEKYEMKIMDSSTWGLTGTGAYRTEVQWATRISNSGEFVHAAPWSVEQQGFTNVSHGCVNLSTENARWFYDTVLPGDPVIIRNTVGPALESWDGYGDWQIPFEEYSAA from the coding sequence GTGGCGGCCGCCGTCCTGCTGGCCGGCTGCACCTCACCCGGCACCCTGTCCGGTGCGGGCGGAGCGGGGAGCGCCGGCGCCGGTCCGGCGAGTGCGTCGGCGGAGGCGCCGACGGCCGGGCCCAGCAGCGCCGCGTCCGCCGTGACCCCTGCGGCGCCCACCACGACAGCCGGCAGCAGCACGCCGGCCGCACCGACGTCCGGATCTCCCACCCCGCCGCCGCCGGCCCCGCCCGCCGGTGTCACCGTCGTCCCGGCCGACGCCGCGCAGGGGGTCGGGCCGCTGGACCCGATCACGGTGACCCCGGTCGGCGGCATCCTGCAGACCGTCACCCTGACCAACGCGTCCGGCGTCGACATCCAGGGTGCCCTGGCCGCCGACGGATCCGGTTGGTCGGTCGTCCCCGAGCTCGGCTACGGCAAGACGTACACCGTCACGGCCACCGCGGTGAACGCCCAGGGCGCACCGACCACCACGACCACCTCGTTCACCACGCTGACCCCGGACGAGCGGACCGCGGCCTCGACGTACCCGAGCGACGGCATGCAGGTCGGGGTGGGGCAGCCGCTGGTCATCGTGTTCGACGAGCCCATCGTCGACCGGGTCGCCGCCCAGCAGGCCATCACCGTCACCACCACCCCGGCCCAGGCGGGCGCCTTCCGCTGGGTGTCGGACACCGAGCTGCGCTGGCGGCCGGCCGAGTTCTGGCAGGCCGGGACGACGGTCCAGGTCGACGGGCTCATCTACGGACGTGCACTGGGCGGCGGGATGTACGGCCAGGAGGATCTGCACAGCTCCTTCACCATCGGCCGCTCGCTGATCAGCGAGGTCGACGACACCACCAAGCAGATGACGGTCACCCAGGACGGCCAGGTCGTCCGGACCATGCCGGTCTCCCTGGGCCGGGACAAGTACCCGACGTACAACGGGGTGCACGTGGTGGCCGAGAAGTACGAGATGAAGATCATGGACTCCAGCACGTGGGGGCTGACCGGAACGGGCGCCTACCGCACGGAAGTGCAGTGGGCGACGCGGATCTCGAACTCCGGGGAGTTCGTGCACGCCGCGCCGTGGTCGGTCGAGCAGCAGGGGTTCACCAACGTGTCGCACGGCTGTGTGAATCTCTCCACCGAGAACGCCCGCTGGTTCTACGACACCGTCCTGCCCGGCGACCCGGTGATCATCAGGAACACCGTCGGACCGGCCCTGGAGTCCTGGGACGGCTACGGCGACTGGCAGATCCCGTTCGAGGAGTACTCCGCGGCCTGA
- a CDS encoding circularly permuted type 2 ATP-grasp protein, whose protein sequence is MADLFQDYPAGAAWDEMFSGPGEVRPAYEQVHAVLRTINGADLSARAEIMGRAFLDQGVTFALGGVERPFPLDLVPRVVTAQEWVTVERGVPQRVRALEAFLADAYGQGRIFADGVIPRRLVTTSPHFHRQVAGMGHQDGARIVISGVDLIRDEHGTFRVLEDNVRVPSGVSYVLENRQAVTQVLTEAGGDQVVRPVSEYPGRLLAALRAVAPWNVTDPTVVVLTPGVYNSAYFEHTLLAREMGVELVEGRDLICRNNRVYLRTTASEMPVHVIYRRVDDEFLDPVQFRMDSLLGSPGLVNAARAGNLTIANAVGNGIADDKLIYTYVPDIIRYYLGEDPILPNVDTYRMEEPEHREYALEHLHQLVLKPVDGSGGKGIVIGSRADRATLSKARATILDNPRGWIAQNEIQLSTVPTLIGDRLRPRHVDLRPFAVNDGNAVWVLPGGLTRVALPEGELIVNSSQGGGSKDTWVLAGPVPEPEPVRPAPADATVMMPAITADMFDPPVTPDDDGHAMRTQQGQQQQQQPAGPAGGTDAC, encoded by the coding sequence ATGGCCGATCTGTTCCAGGACTACCCCGCCGGTGCGGCGTGGGACGAGATGTTCTCCGGGCCGGGCGAGGTCCGGCCCGCGTACGAGCAGGTGCACGCCGTCCTGCGGACGATCAACGGGGCCGACCTGTCCGCCCGCGCGGAGATCATGGGCCGGGCGTTCCTCGACCAGGGCGTCACCTTCGCCCTCGGCGGCGTCGAGCGACCGTTCCCGCTGGACCTGGTGCCGCGGGTGGTCACCGCCCAGGAGTGGGTCACCGTCGAACGCGGTGTGCCGCAACGGGTCCGCGCACTGGAGGCCTTCCTGGCCGATGCCTACGGACAGGGCCGGATCTTCGCCGACGGGGTCATCCCGCGCCGGTTGGTCACCACCTCGCCGCACTTCCACCGGCAGGTCGCCGGCATGGGTCACCAGGACGGCGCCCGCATCGTCATCTCCGGGGTCGATCTCATCCGCGACGAACACGGCACCTTCCGGGTGCTGGAGGACAACGTCCGGGTGCCGTCCGGGGTGTCCTACGTCCTGGAGAACCGGCAGGCGGTCACCCAGGTGCTCACCGAGGCCGGCGGCGACCAGGTCGTCCGGCCGGTGTCGGAGTACCCAGGCCGGCTGCTGGCCGCCCTGCGGGCCGTCGCGCCGTGGAACGTCACCGATCCGACCGTGGTCGTGCTGACCCCGGGCGTCTACAACTCCGCGTACTTCGAGCACACCCTGCTGGCCCGCGAGATGGGTGTGGAGCTCGTCGAGGGCCGGGACCTGATCTGCCGCAACAACCGCGTCTACCTGCGCACCACGGCCAGCGAGATGCCCGTGCACGTGATCTACCGACGGGTCGACGACGAGTTCCTGGACCCGGTGCAGTTCCGGATGGACTCGCTGCTGGGCAGCCCCGGGCTGGTCAACGCCGCCCGCGCCGGCAACCTGACGATCGCCAACGCGGTCGGCAACGGCATCGCCGACGACAAGCTGATCTACACCTACGTGCCGGACATCATCCGGTACTACCTGGGCGAGGACCCGATCCTGCCGAACGTGGACACGTACCGGATGGAGGAGCCCGAGCACCGCGAGTACGCGCTCGAGCACCTGCACCAGCTGGTGCTCAAGCCGGTGGACGGTTCCGGCGGCAAGGGCATCGTCATCGGTTCCCGGGCCGACCGGGCCACGCTGAGCAAGGCGCGGGCCACCATCCTGGACAACCCGCGCGGCTGGATCGCCCAGAACGAGATCCAGCTGTCGACCGTGCCGACGCTGATCGGTGACCGGCTGCGCCCCCGGCACGTCGACCTCCGGCCGTTCGCGGTCAACGACGGCAACGCGGTCTGGGTGCTGCCGGGCGGGTTGACCCGGGTCGCGTTGCCCGAGGGCGAGCTGATCGTGAACTCCTCGCAGGGCGGCGGGTCCAAGGACACGTGGGTGCTGGCCGGGCCGGTGCCCGAGCCCGAACCGGTGCGCCCCGCCCCGGCGGACGCGACGGTGATGATGCCGGCGATCACCGCCGACATGTTCGACCCGCCCGTCACCCCCGATGACGACGGGCACGCCATGCGCACCCAGCAGGGCCAGCAGCAGCAGCAACAGCCGGCCGGACCGGCAGGAGGGACCGACGCATGCTGA
- a CDS encoding AMP-dependent synthetase/ligase, whose product MTPPQSSRTPSFAHLLTDRVAATPDAEAFRFRVGTRWTSLTWRQARDRAFDLAAGLVDLGVGPEDRVAIAAGTRVDWILADLAIMCAGGATTAVYPSTTAEEVAYILGDSGSVVAFAEDANQVAKIADADLPDLRTLVVFDGPGDGERVLTLDQLAERGRALLAREPLAVQARIDDLGPERLATLIYTSGTTGRPKGVRLVHDNWTYEARAVEELDILRPDDVQYLWLPLSHVFGKVLLAIQLRIGFATAVDGDLDRLVANLADVKPTFMAGAPRIFEKVRARATMTAQSAGGAKAKIFDWAFRVGIAASRARQRGDAPGVALRLQTTVADKLVYAKIRHIVGGRVRFFVSGSAKLSMDVAEWFDAAGMKVLEGYGLTESSAATCVNLPGDLRLGTVGPPLPGTEVVIAADGEILFRGPGVMRGYHNRPDATEEVLTADGWFHTGDIGELRDGYVAVTDRKKDLIKTSGGKYVAPQKIETLVKSTSPYASQVIVHGDGRKFVSALITLDPDAIQDWAGRNGLGELSLEDLADSPQVRELLDGQITEVNSHLERWETVKKFVILPRDLSVEEGELTPSMKVRRRSVEKRYSAELDKLYVD is encoded by the coding sequence ATGACCCCGCCCCAGTCTTCGCGAACGCCGTCGTTCGCCCACCTGCTCACCGATCGGGTGGCGGCCACACCGGACGCGGAGGCCTTCCGCTTCCGGGTCGGTACGCGCTGGACGTCGCTGACCTGGCGGCAGGCCCGCGACCGGGCGTTCGACCTGGCCGCCGGTCTCGTGGACCTGGGGGTGGGCCCGGAGGACCGGGTGGCCATCGCCGCCGGCACCCGGGTCGACTGGATCCTGGCCGACCTGGCGATCATGTGCGCGGGTGGCGCCACCACCGCGGTGTACCCGTCGACCACGGCCGAGGAGGTCGCCTACATCCTCGGCGACTCCGGCTCGGTGGTGGCCTTCGCCGAGGACGCGAACCAGGTCGCCAAGATCGCCGACGCCGACCTGCCGGACCTGCGCACCCTGGTCGTCTTCGACGGCCCCGGTGACGGGGAGCGGGTGCTCACCCTGGATCAGCTCGCCGAGCGGGGGCGCGCTCTGCTGGCCCGCGAGCCGCTGGCCGTGCAGGCCCGGATCGACGATCTGGGCCCCGAGCGACTGGCCACCCTGATCTACACGTCCGGGACGACGGGCCGCCCCAAGGGCGTGCGGCTGGTCCACGACAACTGGACGTACGAGGCGCGCGCGGTCGAGGAGCTCGACATCCTGCGCCCCGACGACGTGCAGTACCTGTGGCTGCCGTTGTCGCACGTGTTCGGCAAGGTGCTGCTGGCCATCCAGCTGCGGATCGGCTTCGCGACCGCGGTGGACGGCGACCTGGACCGTCTGGTGGCCAACCTGGCCGACGTGAAGCCCACGTTCATGGCCGGTGCCCCCCGCATCTTCGAGAAGGTGCGGGCCCGGGCCACGATGACCGCGCAGAGCGCCGGCGGAGCCAAGGCGAAGATATTCGACTGGGCGTTCCGGGTCGGCATCGCCGCGTCCCGGGCCCGGCAACGCGGCGATGCCCCGGGCGTGGCCCTGCGTCTGCAGACCACCGTGGCCGACAAGTTGGTGTACGCCAAGATCCGGCACATCGTCGGTGGGCGGGTGCGCTTCTTCGTCTCCGGCTCGGCGAAGCTGTCGATGGACGTCGCCGAGTGGTTCGACGCCGCCGGCATGAAGGTGCTCGAGGGGTACGGGCTCACCGAGTCCAGCGCGGCGACCTGCGTCAACCTCCCGGGCGATCTGCGGCTGGGCACGGTCGGCCCCCCGCTCCCCGGGACGGAGGTGGTGATCGCCGCCGACGGCGAGATCCTGTTCCGGGGGCCCGGTGTCATGCGCGGGTACCACAACCGCCCGGACGCGACCGAGGAGGTGCTCACCGCGGACGGTTGGTTCCACACCGGCGACATCGGCGAGCTGCGCGACGGCTACGTGGCCGTCACCGACCGCAAGAAGGACCTCATCAAGACCTCCGGCGGCAAGTACGTGGCGCCGCAGAAGATCGAGACCCTGGTCAAGTCGACCAGCCCGTACGCCTCGCAGGTCATCGTGCACGGCGACGGGCGCAAGTTCGTCTCCGCGCTGATCACCCTGGACCCCGACGCGATCCAGGACTGGGCCGGCCGCAACGGTCTCGGCGAGCTCAGCCTGGAGGACCTGGCCGACTCACCCCAGGTGCGCGAGCTGCTGGACGGCCAGATCACCGAGGTGAACAGTCATCTCGAGCGCTGGGAGACGGTGAAGAAGTTCGTCATCCTCCCGCGGGACCTCTCCGTCGAGGAGGGCGAGCTGACCCCGTCCATGAAGGTCCGCCGGCGCTCGGTGGAGAAGCGCTACAGCGCCGAGCTCGACAAGCTGTACGTCGACTGA
- a CDS encoding alpha-E domain-containing protein produces MLSRIAESLYWLGRHVERADCTARILDTYLHLLPAGSWQGDNQVIRSLLDSMGLVDGEGGDTPGDAGQLVRTLVFDRERASSVAGALVAARENARGVRDAIPMNVWECLNVTWHGLRTREAAGSGPHTFLRWVGERCAIAAGLVDEVMSHDEGWHFLVVGRSLERADMTIRLLAAADSETGAVPPWRALVSACGGWEPYVRYAGGSIGQRSATEFVLLDRYFPRSVVRALTAAETSLAELEAAGARQFRDPRRDPSSARRIVGRTRTSLEYRTGREIVDDRAHLLSSLQRTVTSAHTAVTSSFFRREDAVAWANIGADGGVA; encoded by the coding sequence ATGCTGAGCCGGATCGCCGAGTCGCTGTACTGGCTCGGCCGCCACGTGGAGCGGGCCGACTGCACGGCCCGCATCCTGGACACCTATCTGCACCTGCTGCCCGCCGGGTCCTGGCAGGGCGACAACCAGGTCATCCGGTCCCTGCTCGACTCGATGGGTCTGGTCGACGGTGAGGGCGGCGATACCCCGGGCGACGCCGGTCAGCTGGTGCGCACCCTGGTCTTCGACCGGGAGCGTGCGTCCTCGGTCGCCGGGGCGCTGGTCGCGGCCCGCGAGAACGCCCGCGGCGTGCGGGACGCGATCCCGATGAACGTCTGGGAGTGCCTGAACGTGACGTGGCACGGCCTGCGCACCCGGGAGGCGGCGGGCTCGGGCCCGCACACGTTCCTGCGCTGGGTCGGCGAACGCTGCGCCATCGCCGCCGGCCTGGTCGACGAGGTGATGAGCCACGACGAGGGCTGGCACTTCCTCGTCGTCGGCCGCTCCCTGGAACGCGCGGACATGACGATCCGGCTGCTGGCTGCCGCGGACTCCGAGACCGGGGCTGTGCCGCCGTGGCGGGCCCTGGTCAGCGCGTGCGGCGGCTGGGAGCCCTACGTCCGGTACGCGGGCGGCTCGATCGGCCAGCGCAGTGCGACCGAGTTCGTGCTGCTCGACCGCTACTTCCCCCGCTCGGTGGTGCGGGCGCTGACCGCGGCGGAGACCTCGCTGGCCGAGCTGGAGGCGGCCGGGGCGCGGCAGTTCCGCGACCCCCGGCGCGACCCGTCCTCGGCCCGGCGGATCGTCGGACGCACCCGGACGAGCCTGGAGTACCGGACCGGCCGGGAGATCGTGGACGACCGGGCCCACCTGCTGTCGTCCCTGCAGCGCACCGTGACCAGCGCGCACACCGCGGTGACCAGCTCCTTCTTCCGCCGCGAGGACGCGGTGGCCTGGGCCAACATCGGCGCCGACGGAGGTGTGGCATGA
- the mmuM gene encoding homocysteine S-methyltransferase: protein MTTPSPAPASFVDALAAGPLVLDGGLSTGLERRGHDLRTPLWTALQLLEDPGAIGAVHGDFFRAGAQVAITASYQVSYSGFAAAGLDDERTEAALRESVALARRAAQDSESGEGPRWVAASVGPYGAAQADGSEYRGDDGLTVAQLRAWHRARLQVLMEAGADVLALETVPSAREAEALLAEVAGTGRPAWLSLTCARGRTRDGVPAEEAFALAREVPEVVAVGVNCVDPAEADTLIALAAQASGKPVVVYPNGGRRWDGAAREWTGSPTALADRADGWITAGARLVGGCCEVGPDELRPLAERVRRADRV from the coding sequence GTGACCACCCCGAGCCCCGCCCCCGCCTCCTTCGTCGATGCGCTGGCCGCCGGCCCGCTCGTCCTGGACGGTGGCCTGTCCACCGGGTTGGAACGACGCGGCCACGACCTGCGCACGCCGTTGTGGACGGCCCTGCAGCTCCTCGAGGACCCGGGCGCGATCGGCGCGGTGCACGGCGACTTCTTCCGGGCCGGGGCGCAGGTCGCCATCACCGCCTCCTACCAGGTCTCCTATTCCGGCTTCGCCGCTGCCGGGCTCGACGACGAGCGCACGGAGGCGGCCCTGCGCGAGAGCGTCGCGTTGGCCCGCCGGGCTGCCCAGGACAGCGAGTCCGGAGAGGGGCCGCGGTGGGTGGCCGCGTCCGTCGGGCCCTACGGGGCGGCGCAGGCCGACGGATCGGAGTACCGGGGTGACGACGGGCTGACCGTGGCCCAGTTGCGCGCCTGGCACCGGGCACGGTTGCAGGTGTTGATGGAGGCGGGGGCCGACGTGCTGGCCCTGGAGACGGTCCCGTCCGCACGGGAGGCGGAGGCGCTGCTCGCCGAGGTGGCCGGCACCGGACGTCCCGCCTGGCTCTCGCTGACGTGCGCCCGGGGCCGGACCCGGGACGGTGTCCCCGCCGAGGAGGCATTCGCCCTGGCCCGCGAGGTGCCGGAGGTGGTGGCCGTGGGGGTCAACTGCGTGGACCCGGCCGAGGCCGACACCCTGATCGCCCTGGCCGCGCAGGCCTCGGGCAAGCCCGTGGTGGTCTACCCCAACGGCGGACGCCGATGGGACGGCGCGGCCAGGGAGTGGACCGGGTCGCCGACCGCCCTGGCCGATCGGGCCGACGGTTGGATCACCGCCGGTGCCCGGCTGGTCGGCGGGTGCTGCGAGGTGGGACCGGACGAGCTGCGACCGCTGGCCGAGCGGGTGCGCCGGGCCGACCGGGTCTAG
- a CDS encoding DUF998 domain-containing protein, which yields MTQDSMLSAGSRTSPGPDTAPTDAAGAATTSVVVGGLARGMAAAGLALVAVTLLAVGYLHLAGPTAGISWARRTISEYALTDSAWLFNLGVVALAAGSVCILAALVTQRLARPGSAGVLLGLVWSAALLALVVFPKHNWAVGPSTDGQIHRVASLVAFLALPVAVMLLTRRGRGGRRVHRPGWARAGFWLGVASLVWFSPLAGSFLLAPVTGVPWYRAIPLGTVERGLALTEVLAVLAVGLWAMRVARVGVPGHTRPVPPPPAGADR from the coding sequence ATGACCCAGGATTCGATGCTGTCGGCAGGCTCCCGGACGTCCCCCGGCCCGGACACCGCCCCCACCGACGCAGCCGGGGCCGCCACCACCTCGGTGGTCGTCGGCGGCCTGGCCCGGGGCATGGCCGCTGCCGGTCTGGCCCTCGTCGCGGTCACCCTGCTCGCCGTCGGATACCTGCACCTCGCCGGCCCCACCGCCGGCATCTCCTGGGCCCGCCGGACCATCAGCGAGTACGCCCTGACCGACAGCGCATGGCTGTTCAACCTGGGCGTCGTCGCCCTGGCCGCCGGTTCCGTGTGCATCCTGGCCGCGTTGGTCACCCAGCGCCTGGCCCGCCCGGGCAGCGCCGGGGTGCTGCTGGGTCTGGTCTGGTCGGCGGCCCTGTTGGCCCTGGTGGTGTTCCCCAAGCACAACTGGGCGGTGGGCCCGAGCACCGACGGACAGATCCACCGCGTCGCCAGCCTGGTCGCGTTCCTCGCCCTCCCCGTCGCGGTGATGCTGCTGACCCGGCGGGGCCGCGGAGGCCGACGCGTGCACCGCCCCGGCTGGGCCCGGGCCGGGTTCTGGCTCGGCGTCGCCTCGCTCGTCTGGTTCAGCCCGCTGGCCGGGTCGTTCCTGCTCGCCCCGGTCACCGGTGTGCCCTGGTACCGGGCCATCCCGCTCGGCACCGTCGAGCGGGGCCTGGCGCTGACCGAGGTGCTGGCCGTGCTGGCCGTCGGCCTCTGGGCGATGCGCGTCGCACGGGTGGGTGTTCCCGGGCACACCCGCCCGGTCCCGCCCCCGCCCGCCGGGGCCGACCGCTAG
- a CDS encoding serine hydrolase domain-containing protein — translation MDLRQQLEHWPVGSAAVAVVGPGGVLASVTVGTPTARFRWASVTKVLTALTVLDAALDGTVSLDDPAGPPGATLAHLLSHCSGVSMDSDRVLAAPGTRRVYSNRGIELAAEHLTARTGTDFAAELHDRVLDPLGMAETELAGSPAHGAESSIDDLARLAAELLHSTHLLPGVVAAASTTAFPGLSGVLPGYGRQEHNDWGLGCEIRDHKSPHWTSADNSPATFGHFGQSGSFLWVDPEADLACVSLCDTAFGPWAVQAWPPLATAVLAAHRDGTPA, via the coding sequence GTGGACCTGCGGCAGCAGCTCGAGCATTGGCCGGTGGGCTCGGCGGCGGTCGCGGTGGTCGGCCCCGGCGGCGTGCTGGCTTCGGTGACCGTCGGCACCCCGACGGCCCGGTTCCGGTGGGCGTCGGTGACCAAGGTGCTCACCGCGCTCACCGTGCTGGACGCGGCCCTGGACGGCACGGTGTCCCTGGACGATCCCGCGGGCCCGCCCGGGGCCACCCTGGCCCATCTGCTGTCCCACTGCTCCGGGGTGTCGATGGACAGCGACCGGGTGCTCGCCGCCCCCGGGACGCGCCGGGTGTACTCCAACCGGGGCATCGAACTGGCTGCCGAGCACCTGACCGCCCGGACCGGGACGGACTTCGCCGCCGAGCTGCACGATCGCGTGCTCGACCCGCTGGGCATGGCGGAGACCGAGCTGGCCGGGTCACCGGCGCACGGCGCGGAGAGCTCCATCGACGATCTGGCCCGGCTCGCCGCCGAGCTGCTGCACTCCACCCACCTGCTGCCGGGGGTGGTGGCGGCCGCGTCGACGACGGCGTTCCCCGGCCTGTCGGGGGTGCTGCCGGGGTACGGCCGCCAGGAGCACAACGACTGGGGCCTGGGCTGCGAGATCCGCGACCACAAGTCCCCGCACTGGACCTCCGCGGACAACTCCCCCGCCACCTTCGGCCACTTCGGACAGTCCGGCAGTTTCCTGTGGGTCGACCCGGAGGCCGACCTGGCCTGCGTCTCCCTGTGCGACACCGCCTTCGGACCGTGGGCCGTCCAGGCCTGGCCGCCGCTGGCCACTGCGGTGCTGGCCGCGCACCGCGACGGGACCCCGGCGTGA
- a CDS encoding MFS transporter, which produces MSAPPVGRTRTERLDALPFTPQHRKLLVGSGVGWALDAMDVGLISFVLAQLAVVWGASSGQLSWVASAGFIGMAIGAGLGGLLADRIGRRQVFAVTLLVYGLATGLSALSWSVGALIALRVLVGLGLGAELPVASTLVSEFAPPRIRGRVIVLLEAFWAVGWTLAALIGFFVVPLGDDGWRWALALGAIPALYSVVVRLGLPESVRFLEGRGRHSEAEATVRRFETSAGVTDPATAPAAATPEPTADAAAGVPAEKGAGGVAALWSAALRRRTAALWLVWFCVNFSYYGAFIWLPTVLVADGFSLVKSFGYTLLITLAQLPGYAASAIAVERIGRRRTLAIFLTGSAVAAGLFGLASGDGWIIATGMLLSFFNLGAWGALYAVTPEVYPTRLRATGAGWAAGFGRIASVLAPLAVPLLREAGGTVALFSVFGAVFVVAAVGALFLPERRGQVLQE; this is translated from the coding sequence GTGAGCGCCCCGCCCGTCGGCCGCACCCGGACCGAACGGCTCGATGCGCTGCCGTTCACTCCCCAGCACCGCAAGCTGCTCGTCGGGTCCGGCGTGGGTTGGGCCCTGGACGCGATGGACGTCGGGCTCATCTCCTTCGTGCTCGCCCAGCTCGCCGTGGTCTGGGGCGCCTCGTCCGGCCAGCTGTCCTGGGTCGCCTCGGCCGGGTTCATCGGCATGGCCATCGGCGCGGGGCTGGGCGGGCTGTTGGCCGACCGGATCGGCCGACGCCAGGTCTTCGCCGTCACCCTGCTCGTGTACGGCCTGGCCACCGGCCTGTCCGCACTCTCCTGGTCGGTCGGGGCACTCATCGCCCTGCGGGTGCTCGTCGGCCTGGGCCTGGGGGCCGAACTGCCGGTGGCCTCCACCCTGGTCAGCGAGTTCGCCCCGCCACGCATCCGTGGCCGGGTCATCGTGCTGCTGGAGGCCTTCTGGGCGGTGGGCTGGACGCTGGCCGCGCTCATCGGGTTCTTCGTGGTGCCGCTCGGGGACGACGGCTGGCGCTGGGCGCTCGCGCTCGGGGCGATCCCGGCGCTGTACTCCGTGGTCGTCCGGCTCGGCCTGCCGGAATCCGTCCGCTTCCTGGAGGGACGGGGCCGGCACTCCGAGGCCGAGGCCACCGTCCGCCGCTTCGAGACCTCGGCCGGCGTCACCGATCCCGCGACCGCCCCGGCCGCGGCCACCCCGGAACCGACCGCGGACGCCGCGGCGGGAGTGCCCGCCGAGAAGGGAGCCGGAGGGGTCGCTGCGCTCTGGTCGGCGGCCCTGCGCCGCCGCACGGCCGCCCTGTGGCTGGTCTGGTTCTGCGTCAACTTCTCGTACTACGGCGCCTTCATCTGGCTGCCCACGGTGCTGGTCGCCGACGGGTTCTCCCTGGTCAAGTCGTTCGGGTACACCCTGCTGATCACCCTGGCCCAGCTGCCCGGGTACGCCGCGTCGGCCATCGCGGTGGAACGCATCGGGCGCCGGCGGACCCTGGCGATCTTCCTCACCGGTTCGGCGGTGGCCGCCGGGCTGTTCGGGCTGGCCTCCGGCGACGGGTGGATCATCGCCACCGGCATGCTGCTGTCGTTCTTCAACCTCGGCGCCTGGGGTGCCCTCTACGCGGTGACCCCGGAGGTCTACCCGACGCGGCTGCGCGCGACCGGGGCCGGCTGGGCGGCCGGGTTCGGCCGGATCGCCTCCGTCCTCGCCCCGCTCGCCGTGCCGCTGCTGCGCGAGGCCGGCGGCACCGTCGCCCTGTTCTCGGTGTTCGGTGCGGTGTTCGTGGTGGCCGCGGTGGGGGCACTGTTCCTGCCCGAGCGACGCGGCCAGGTCCTCCAGGAGTGA